The window TAACATCAAGAACAATGTCATAATGATGAACAGTGACATAAGCTTCTGCATAAACAGGATCACTGAATCCAGTTAGTTGAAGAATGCGGTTGAGTTTGTTGGCATCATCGCCCTCCTTTGTAAACTCTCCAGTAGCACGCTTAAGATCATCTTGGACCTCATCTTCCAGTTCTAGCTGACTCATACCCTGAAAAATGATGCTCATAAAGTTAATGAAACAGGTGAAACCAAGAAAACCaatgatttagaaaataaaagcttgaaaatatcataattatgattatatcAACCACAGTAACTTGTTTAATCGAGAAAATTTGGATTTGAGAGTTGAGACAATCAGAAAGCACGAAATGGCCATTCACAAAGCCCCTAACTACTAAGATTCTATCCTAATTGTGTATAGAAATTGGCTTTCCCATcttatacaaattttttacaatgaaaagataataatGGAATTCAACTGAAACCAGTTGGAGGGAAAAAAGAAGCAGCTTATCATGACATGGTATTAGTGTCCTATTATGGAGAGTAGCCCACTCACAAAACTATGTATAatgctaaaattattttaaaaaattttttaaaaaatctttaaaatgttaattgaaAAGCTGACATATTGTAATGAATTCCATTCTCCTCTCCATGCAAGAAACAGGATTTATGAATTGGTTTCTAGAAACTTCCAGTTGAATTTTACTGTCTTCTTCCTGTGAAGATTAGCCCAATGCATGCCAAAAAAATCGAAGCATAGGTTATTGGCATCCGTAGTTGCTTCATCCAAAGGAAAATTGACGTAAAACACATTTTAAGTCATTGCATGCAAACACTATGATACAGAATGAGAAAAGCGTTGAAAGAATGAAATGTCATAGAAACATTTAATAAACCACAAGAAGAACATGAGATATTACATCCAAAGAAAGTTGACGTGAAGATACCAAAAGAAACTATTTCAAACTCTACACGTCAAGGAGcaaaacaataatagaaaaatagaacgtcataaacaagttttaaaaaaattcaggaGACAACACGAGAGATCTTCATCCAAAGCAAATTGAGATCAAGTacattaaaagttataatattgAATTCTACAAATCATGATACAAATAGAActagaaaaaccaaaaaaacatGCAAGAGACAACAGATGAAATGTGTATTACCTTCCTGCTCTTTAAGTGGTAAAAATCAATTAGATCATCTGGCTGTGCATGGGATATCTGAGCCCTGGCTTTTATCTCTTCAGTTTCATGGCGCTGCTTTTCAGCCAGCATTTTCACAAAGCTCTGTCTGCAAGATTGCAACCATATCTTCCTCACTTCATCACCAGTATTGCTTAGCAGTCTAATACAGAGGACAATCCTATCACGTGAGTCACTATCAATTGGATGgggaagaaatgaagattCACCCAGTTGCAACATAGAAACCATGATCAATAATGCCTGAGTGAAGGTTCTGTTCACTTCGACTTTGGAAGGCTGAACCTCCTCTAGCCTCAAAACAAGCTTTGTAAGCGTACAAGCCACAACTGCCCCAAGGAAAAAGTCGCCAGAAAGAATTAAGGATCTCAAATTTCCAATAGAGGATAGGGAACCCTGAACAAGGGTAGGTGGAGACATTGCAGTCTCAAGTGCAGCACTTTGGGTTGCATAGGTTCCATCTGCAAGAATGGCAGGCCTTCTCGAGGATACTGTGGTTGAGCTTACTTGTTGTGAAGTTTTTGAAGACTCTTGTGCCTCTCCTTCCTCTGAAGCTGTGTAGAAAGGAAGGTCACCAAGACAAGTTTTGATGGTAGAGATTCCACTCTCAACTTCAGAGAGCGAGAGACAGTACTCTCCAATAATCCAAAGTGCACAAGAACACACCCTCGCTGCACGAATCTGATAGAATGTATCCAACAGTCGTGTAATGATAGAAACTCGCAACTTGGGATTTGTCTCAATGATCTCACGtacaaaaacaacaacatccaTTGCTGAAGCTACATTGGTATCGCTCAAGAAATCCATCAAGAGATGTACCACTGTGCTGGCAACCTCAGGGAACTTAATTGCACAAGTATGAATAGCCTGCACCAGCATTTGCCTATATTCCCCATTCTTCTCATGCTCTCCACTTTGAGTCTTCACCACCTCCTTCTTCAGCGACATAACAACTTCATCAATATTCCTAGGAGTAATCAATTCAAGGGCAATATCAATCGTTTTCCTCCTAATATCAAGATTTGGGCTGGAAAGTGCGCGAAGCACATCCATTACTAGTTCGACCATTATCTCCCTATGAGATGTCTTAAGCTCATTGAGCCTATCAAGAACAATAAGCTTAACATTATTATCACTTTGGGAGAGCAAAAGCTGGCAGTAAGTATTCGCAGCGGCTCTAATAGCCGTGGGAGCTGAGGAAAGAGACACAAGAGTACCAGCACACTCATAAATGACAGCAGTTGATGGGGCATTCAACAACGATATAATGATCTTAATATATTTGCCTTTCTCAGCCTTATTGGCCCGGCAAACCTTCCTAATTAATTCTAAGA of the Cucumis sativus cultivar 9930 chromosome 3, Cucumber_9930_V3, whole genome shotgun sequence genome contains:
- the LOC101220146 gene encoding coatomer subunit beta-1 yields the protein MEKSCTLLVHFDKGTPAMANEIKEALEGNDIDSKIEALKKAIMLLLNGETIPQLFITIIRYVLPSDDHTIQKLLLLYLEIIDKTDSRGKVLPEMILICQNLRNNLQHPNEYIRGVTLRFLCRLNETEIIEPLIPSILTNLEHRHPFVRRNAVLAVMSVYKLPQGEQLLDSAPEIIEKFLTSEQDNSSKRNAFLMLFNCAQERAINYLFTNIDRMTDWGEQLQMVVLELIRKVCRANKAEKGKYIKIIISLLNAPSTAVIYECAGTLVSLSSAPTAIRAAANTYCQLLLSQSDNNVKLIVLDRLNELKTSHREIMVELVMDVLRALSSPNLDIRRKTIDIALELITPRNIDEVVMSLKKEVVKTQSGEHEKNGEYRQMLVQAIHTCAIKFPEVASTVVHLLMDFLSDTNVASAMDVVVFVREIIETNPKLRVSIITRLLDTFYQIRAARVCSCALWIIGEYCLSLSEVESGISTIKTCLGDLPFYTASEEGEAQESSKTSQQVSSTTVSSRRPAILADGTYATQSAALETAMSPPTLVQGSLSSIGNLRSLILSGDFFLGAVVACTLTKLVLRLEEVQPSKVEVNRTFTQALLIMVSMLQLGESSFLPHPIDSDSRDRIVLCIRLLSNTGDEVRKIWLQSCRQSFVKMLAEKQRHETEEIKARAQISHAQPDDLIDFYHLKSRKGMSQLELEDEVQDDLKRATGEFTKEGDDANKLNRILQLTGFSDPVYAEAYVTVHHYDIVLDVTVINRTKETLQNLCLELATMGDLKLVERPQNYTLAPESSKQIKANIKVSSTETGVIFGNIVYETSSNVLERTVIVLNDIHIDIMDYISPASCTDVAFRAMWAEFEWENKVAVNTIIQDEKEFLNHIMKSTNMKCLTPISALEGECGFLAANLYAKSVFGEDALVNVSIEKQVDSKLSGYIRIRSKTQGIALSLGDKITLKQKGGS